In Methanomassiliicoccales archaeon, the sequence CTCTTGATTTTTCCAGCGAAAAAACTGCATAGTCTTCACTACAAGTGCTGGTCTCGTAATACTATCCCACTCAAGCTCATCACTGGGATGATTGGTATGATTTACATTTCAGTCATTTCTATTTTCTCGGTTTCTATGCTTTCCATTTACCAGGGACTCACGCCAAACGAACCTACAACAGTAATCATTCTTTTGGCCATGCTTACATTGCTGATCGCCCTTATTGCTTATCAATCAAAGAATAGAGATCGATTTCTTTCGATGGAGAAGCGGTTTTTCAGAATTTATCCGACCGAGATTGAAAGGATTATCTTAGAATACCTCGATAAATCGGGCGAGTCATTTACACGTTATCCAGAGAGAAGAGGGTTGAACGTGAATATTCCAGATCAAAGACTAACCATTCGCGTTTATCCACTTTGGAACAACACTTCCGAAGTAATAATCGAGAATATCGATGCGGGTAATATCGACACCGTCACGGCTTTTAAAATGCTGCTAAGGACATCGACCTAGGCACGACCTTTTGATTCACCACGAACGATAGCGCTTGCAATCATGTGTGCAATCCGTATGGGCTCTGGAAGATTACCCCGAACTGTACATAATCGGATGATTCGCGAAGCGATATCAAAGTCCATCCCACAAACGGCAATGTAAATAGGCTTTTGCGATGTCGATATGGGTTTTGGGATAAAACGCGTAATTATCTCAAATCGCTTTTCCCAGTCGGAGAAGTGCTTTGACAGTGCTTTCTTCATCTTTTCGAAGTCCGGTGCTTCCCGGGTAATCGTCGCGCAAGGGATGCCCGTTGTGTCGTAAATTCGCGATATGTCGATCACATTAAAGCCCCCTAGGGCAATCCCGTCAACAAGAATTAGCTTAATCTGCTCTTTGAACCGCGAAACCATGATCATTTTCTCAATCGCCTCATTTGCATCGGTTCCGTCGATATGGCATTCGCTACGAATGACTCCCTCGAGATATGACGGGGCTCGCACAATCACACCGACGACGATGACACGCCCACTATCGAATTTGAAAGGCGAATCATCAATTCCCATCACTCGCACTTGATCTTTCATCTACATCAACCCTAAATGACCTGTCACTCTATCGATAATTTCCTCAGGTGCAGGGCCGATACCTAAGCATGTCGTGGTTCCTGGTGGAAGCTCCGTGAGGCCAGCATCAACAATCAAGGAAG encodes:
- a CDS encoding DUF99 family protein, whose protein sequence is MKDQVRVMGIDDSPFKFDSGRVIVVGVIVRAPSYLEGVIRSECHIDGTDANEAIEKMIMVSRFKEQIKLILVDGIALGGFNVIDISRIYDTTGIPCATITREAPDFEKMKKALSKHFSDWEKRFEIITRFIPKPISTSQKPIYIAVCGMDFDIASRIIRLCTVRGNLPEPIRIAHMIASAIVRGESKGRA